DNA sequence from the Parasphingorhabdus cellanae genome:
TGCCGAAAATCGGCCGACCAGCAATGAAACTGGTGGTGCCATCAATCGGATCCAGCACCCATTGACGGGAAGCGCCTTCGTTTATGGTGCCATATTCCTCACCGATAATGCCGTCTTCCGGACATTCGGTTTCGATAATCTTGCGCATCGCGGCTTCGGCGGCGCGGTCGGCTTCGGTTACGGGCGTGGAATCACTTTTTGATTCTTGATCAAATTTTGCGCGGAATAACGGTCGTATCGCTTCTCCGGCAGCTTCAGCAAGTTTTTCAGCGAGGGCAATATCTTTGGGGGTCATTTGTCTAGTGTACCCCGGACTTGATCCGGGGTCCATCTCCCGGCGGTGCAAAATTTGGAACCGCGGGAGATGGACTCCTGCCTACGCAGGAGCACAGATCAATCCCACAGACTGGAAACACTCGTTTCATCAGCAATTCGCTTAATCGCTTCGCCCAATAGAGGCGCTATGGTCAGGTGGCGGATCTTGTCCGAATCCTTGACCGCCTCGGTTGCGCCGATGGAATCGGTGATCACCAGTTCCTTAAGCCCGCTATCATTAATCCGCGCCACCGCCCCGCCTGATAATACGCCATGTGTGATATAGGCCACGACTTCGGTTGCGCCTTTTGCTTTCAAAGCGTCCGCAGCATTACACAGGGTTCCGCCGCTATCGACTATGTCATCAATCAAGATACAAAAACGCCCGGAGACATCACCGATGATGTTCATCACTTCTGATTCACCGGCCCGTTCGCGGCGTTTGTCGACGATTGCGAGCGGTGCATTGTCGAGCCGTTTGGCGAGCGCCCGGGCCCGCACCACGCCGCCAACATCTGGTGAGATGACCATCAATTCATGGCCGGAAAACCGTGCCTGAATATCGGCTGACATAACTGGCGCGCCGTAAAGGTTGTCGGTCGGAATATCGAAAAAACCCTGAATCTGTCCTGCGTGTAAGTCCACCGATAGTACGCGGTCCGCACCCGCTTCTGTAATCAGGTTGGCGACCAGCTTGGCTGAGATAGGCGTTCTTGGGCCCGGTTTTCTGTCTTGCCGCGCATAGCCAAAATAAGGAATGACGGCGGTAATACGTTTGGCAGAGGCGCGGCGCAGGGCATCAATGCCGATCAACAGTTCCATCAAATTATCGTTCGCCGGAAAGCTGGTTGATTGCATGATGAACACATCTTCACCGCGCACATTCTCGTGAATCTCGACAAAAATCTCATCATCTGCAAAGCGTTTCACGCTGGCATCGGTCAACGGAATATCCAGATAGTCGGCTACGGACTGCGCAAGCGACAAATTGCTGTTGCCGGACATGAGTTTCATTGCGTGGCTTCCCCTCGAGAAGGCCAGCCATTGCATCAGAATCGCGGACCCTATGTGAATGATTCGCGACTCTGTTAGACAGGTGCGCCGCAAATCAAAAGCGCCTTTTCGTCAAATCCAGCCCGTTTGTTTCAACTTTGTGACATAGGCGCGCGAAACCGGGACTTCCAGCCCGCCGGATAGCGACAGGCGCAGGTTCCGTCCCTCTCGTTTTGACGTCACTATGGCATCGCGCGCGACCCACCAGCTGCGGTGGACCTGCATGCCTTCTTGCGGTTCCATTTCCTTTATCGCGTCGCTGAGCCGAAGTAACAGCATTTCGGTACGTTCAGCAGCATGTACGCGGACATAATGATCTTCGACGCCCAGCGCGATGATCATACCTGGAAAGCTCTGCGGTAGCCGGTCATGCAATTGAGTTCTGACGAGTTTGATTGGCTCTGAGGCTGGCACTATTTTGCGGTTGTCCGATTGGATAAGGTCATGGTCTGCTTGTTCAACGGCCTCGTCCGGCCCAAATAACAGCCGCATGAACAGGAAAATACCAAAGCCTATCGCTCCACATTGCAGATAGAGCAGCACGAAGCGGTCACCAAGAAAATCAGGATCAAACCGCATGCCTGAAATAGCGAAACCGATGAGGAAGGTCAGCGGCAAGGTGGCGACCGCTGTCGCCATTAACTCAGCTGCCCAAACCGAAATGCCGATGCTCTCTCTTAGCCACCCGGCGCTAATCGAAACGGGCCGGAAAATCGCATAGCCGACGATGATAAAGCCGACCCAGTAAGCGAGGCGCAGCGCTACCGGCATGGCATAGGTGCCAAAGGGACCCAGAAACCCGAAGATGAGCCCAATGAGCGCCATGATCAGCAATTCGACGGCAATCCATTGGGCCGACCACTTTGTTTTACCGTTACTCATCGTTACCCCCCAATTGTTGCCCCCTGCCCATTGACGCTTCGTGAATGGGCAAACCTTAGGTTTTCGGCGCGTTCTACGAATAAGCCACAACCAACCGCGTAAGCAAGCTGGAATTAATGTCCTCGATGATCAATCTCGTTTCCAACAACGATTACAAACGAGGAATGAACAATGGCTAAGCCGGAAAAAGCAATAGAATCAGATGTCCAGAAAAGAAGCGGATATCATATTCAGAATATCATTCTGGTTGTTGGTGCCACATTATTAGCAACTCTGGTTTTGATGGCATTATCGTCCCTGTCCGGCGGTTTTGCTTACAACGCACAGACCGAGGCCTTGCAACAGCGCTCAATGAGCCTGCCGGTCAAGCTCCACTTGGCGACTGTCATCCCTGCCATTCCATTGGGCGCTTATGTGCTGTGGCGCAAAAAAGGTGACCGGCTCCACAAGCATATGGGACGCATCTGGGCTGTTTTGATGGTCACCACTGCCATTGTGAGTTTCTGGATCGGCCGGCCCGGCACTGGCATTGCCGGAACCGGGTTCAGCTTCATCCATATTTTCTCGGTCGTGACGCTGGTGTCCATTCCTTATGGTATCTGGCAGATCCGGCGCGGCAATGCCCAAGAGCATTACCGGGCGATGCAGGGCCCTTATATCGGCTTGCTGATTGCAGGACTATTTGCCTTCATTCCTGGCCGGGTCTTGGGGTCGTTAGTTTTCGGTTAAATCATTTCGCACAATTCATTTGCCCCATGCAGCGCTGCTTTCTATCAGAGCGAGATGACAGCACAGCTTACCATTACCCTCGCGCAGATGACCCAAGCGGTTGGTGATCTGCGCGGCAATGCCGACGCGATGATCGCGGTTTATCAGTCAAAGCCGGATAGCGACCTGGTCGTGTTCCCGGAGCTGCAGCTGATTGGCTATCCGCCCGAGGACCTGGTGCTGAAACCCGCGGTGGTCGAGCGCGCTGAAACAGAATTGCAACGATTAGCCGGCGCCACAACAGGCAGCGCGCCAGCAATGTTGGTGGGATCAATTTTCCGCGAGAATGGCAATCTTTATAATGGCATAGCCTTACTTGAAGGCGGTCAGATAAAAGACGTACGCTATAAGGTGGAGCTACCCAATTACGGCACGTTTGACGAAAAGCGTCTGTTTGCTTCTGGCCCCATGCCAGACCCGATAGATTTTCGCGGCTGCAAAATCGGTTTGCCAATTTGTGAGGATGTCTGGTTTCCAACCGTTTGCAAACATCTCAAAGCGCAGGGCACGGAGATGCTGATTTCGGTGCATGGCAGCCCTTATGAAATTGAAAAAGACGACCGCCGATTAGGCCAAGTTGCTACGCAGCGTGTGCGAGAGACGGCGCTGCCCTTGCTTTTCCTCAACCGCATTGGCGGGCAGGATGAAGTCGTTTTTGATGGGGCGAGCTTCGTCCTTAACGGTGATACGAGCGTTATGCATCAATTGCCAGATTGGGATGAAGCGGTTGTCGATACCCATTGGTCCAAAGGCGCTGACGGTTGGACTTGCGCTCCAGGCGAAATCCACAAGCTCGATGATCATCCCGCCGATATTTATAACGCGATGATAGTTGGCTTACGCGACTATGTGAATGCCAACCGCTTCCCTGGCGTCATATTGGGATTGTCTGGCGGCATCGATAGCGCGCTG
Encoded proteins:
- a CDS encoding ribose-phosphate pyrophosphokinase yields the protein MKLMSGNSNLSLAQSVADYLDIPLTDASVKRFADDEIFVEIHENVRGEDVFIMQSTSFPANDNLMELLIGIDALRRASAKRITAVIPYFGYARQDRKPGPRTPISAKLVANLITEAGADRVLSVDLHAGQIQGFFDIPTDNLYGAPVMSADIQARFSGHELMVISPDVGGVVRARALAKRLDNAPLAIVDKRRERAGESEVMNIIGDVSGRFCILIDDIVDSGGTLCNAADALKAKGATEVVAYITHGVLSGGAVARINDSGLKELVITDSIGATEAVKDSDKIRHLTIAPLLGEAIKRIADETSVSSLWD
- a CDS encoding LytTR family DNA-binding domain-containing protein gives rise to the protein MSNGKTKWSAQWIAVELLIMALIGLIFGFLGPFGTYAMPVALRLAYWVGFIIVGYAIFRPVSISAGWLRESIGISVWAAELMATAVATLPLTFLIGFAISGMRFDPDFLGDRFVLLYLQCGAIGFGIFLFMRLLFGPDEAVEQADHDLIQSDNRKIVPASEPIKLVRTQLHDRLPQSFPGMIIALGVEDHYVRVHAAERTEMLLLRLSDAIKEMEPQEGMQVHRSWWVARDAIVTSKREGRNLRLSLSGGLEVPVSRAYVTKLKQTGWI
- a CDS encoding DUF2306 domain-containing protein, with the translated sequence MAKPEKAIESDVQKRSGYHIQNIILVVGATLLATLVLMALSSLSGGFAYNAQTEALQQRSMSLPVKLHLATVIPAIPLGAYVLWRKKGDRLHKHMGRIWAVLMVTTAIVSFWIGRPGTGIAGTGFSFIHIFSVVTLVSIPYGIWQIRRGNAQEHYRAMQGPYIGLLIAGLFAFIPGRVLGSLVFG
- a CDS encoding NAD+ synthase, producing the protein MTAQLTITLAQMTQAVGDLRGNADAMIAVYQSKPDSDLVVFPELQLIGYPPEDLVLKPAVVERAETELQRLAGATTGSAPAMLVGSIFRENGNLYNGIALLEGGQIKDVRYKVELPNYGTFDEKRLFASGPMPDPIDFRGCKIGLPICEDVWFPTVCKHLKAQGTEMLISVHGSPYEIEKDDRRLGQVATQRVRETALPLLFLNRIGGQDEVVFDGASFVLNGDTSVMHQLPDWDEAVVDTHWSKGADGWTCAPGEIHKLDDHPADIYNAMIVGLRDYVNANRFPGVILGLSGGIDSALSAAVAVDALGADRVWCVMMPSRFTSQESLDDAAGCAEMLGTRLDTISIVPAVEGFDAMLEGSFADEEVDITEENIQSRIRGVTLMAMSNKFGHMLLTTGNKSEMSVGYATIYGDMAGGYSVLKDAYKLTCFKLSEWRNRNKPSLGMGPDGPVMPETVITKPPTAELREDQKDSDSLPEYDILDPLLHGLIEEELSVSDLVERGFDRETVIRIEKLLYIAEYKRRQAPPGVKLGTRNFGRDRRYPITNAFRTI